One genomic window of Piliocolobus tephrosceles isolate RC106 chromosome 19, ASM277652v3, whole genome shotgun sequence includes the following:
- the RFPL1 gene encoding ret finger protein-like 1 isoform X2 encodes MAALFQEASSCPICSDYLEKPMSLGCGCSVCLKCINSLQKEPHGEDLLCCCCSVVSQKNKVRPNRQLERLVSHIKELEPKLKKILQMNPRMRKFQVDMTLDGDTANNFLLISDDLRTVQSGRIRHNWQDRAERFDLSICVLGSPRFTCGRHYWEVDVGTSTEWDLGVCRESVRRKGRIQLTTERGFWTVSLRAGSRLSASTVPLTFLFVDRKLQRVGIFLDMGMQNVSFFDAESGSHVYTFRRVSVEETLRPFLAPSSPPNGDQSVLSICPVMNPGTTDAPVHSGEAK; translated from the exons ATGGCTGCACTCTTCCAAGAAGCAAGCAGCTGTCCCATCTGCTCAGACTATCTAGAAAAACCAATGTCCCTGGGGTGTGGATGCAGCGTCTGCCTCAAGTGCATCAACTCACTGCAGAAGGAGCCCCATGGGGAGGACCTACTTTGCTGTTGCTGTTCTGTGGTCTCTCAGAAGAACAAAGTCAGGCCCAATCGGCAGCTAGAGAGGCTGGTTTCCCACATCAAGGAACTGGAGCCCAAGCTGAAGAAGATTCTACAGATGAACCCAAGGATGCGCAAGTTCCAAG TGGATATGACCTTGGATGGCGACACAGCCAACAACTTCCTCCTCATTTCTGACGACCTCAGGACCGTCCAAAGTGGGCGCATCAGACACAATTGGCAAGACCGTGCCGAGAGATTTGACTTGTCCATTTGTGTCCTGGGCTCCCCTCGCTTTACCTGTGGCCGCCACTACTGGGAGGTAGACGTGGGAACAAGCACAGAATGGGACCTGGGAGTCTGCAGAGAATCTGTTCGCCGGAAAGGGAGGATCCAGCTGACCACAGAGCGTGGATTCTGGACTGTGAGTTTGAGGGCTGGAAGCCGCCTCTCTGCCAGCACCGTGCCGCTGACTTTCCTCTTCGTAGACCGCAAGTTACAGCGAGTGGGGATTTTTCTGGATATGGGCATGCAGAACGTTTCCTTTTTTGATGCTGAAAGTGGTTCCCATGTCTATACATTCAGGAGAGTCTCTGTTGAGGAGACACTGCGCCCATTTTTGGCTCCTTCAAGTCCACCTAATGGTGATCAGAGTGTCTTGAGTATCTGTCCTGTGATGAACCCAGGCACTACTGATGCTCCAGTCCATTCTGGGGAGGCCAAATAA
- the RFPL1 gene encoding ret finger protein-like 1 isoform X1, translating into MKRLSLVTTNRLSPHGNFLPLCSFPLAVNMAALFQEASSCPICSDYLEKPMSLGCGCSVCLKCINSLQKEPHGEDLLCCCCSVVSQKNKVRPNRQLERLVSHIKELEPKLKKILQMNPRMRKFQVDMTLDGDTANNFLLISDDLRTVQSGRIRHNWQDRAERFDLSICVLGSPRFTCGRHYWEVDVGTSTEWDLGVCRESVRRKGRIQLTTERGFWTVSLRAGSRLSASTVPLTFLFVDRKLQRVGIFLDMGMQNVSFFDAESGSHVYTFRRVSVEETLRPFLAPSSPPNGDQSVLSICPVMNPGTTDAPVHSGEAK; encoded by the exons ATGAAAAGGTTGTCACTTGTCACAACTAACAGGCTTTCACCTCATGGAAATTTTCTTCCCTTGTGCAGTTTTCCCCTGGCAGTGAACATGGCTGCACTCTTCCAAGAAGCAAGCAGCTGTCCCATCTGCTCAGACTATCTAGAAAAACCAATGTCCCTGGGGTGTGGATGCAGCGTCTGCCTCAAGTGCATCAACTCACTGCAGAAGGAGCCCCATGGGGAGGACCTACTTTGCTGTTGCTGTTCTGTGGTCTCTCAGAAGAACAAAGTCAGGCCCAATCGGCAGCTAGAGAGGCTGGTTTCCCACATCAAGGAACTGGAGCCCAAGCTGAAGAAGATTCTACAGATGAACCCAAGGATGCGCAAGTTCCAAG TGGATATGACCTTGGATGGCGACACAGCCAACAACTTCCTCCTCATTTCTGACGACCTCAGGACCGTCCAAAGTGGGCGCATCAGACACAATTGGCAAGACCGTGCCGAGAGATTTGACTTGTCCATTTGTGTCCTGGGCTCCCCTCGCTTTACCTGTGGCCGCCACTACTGGGAGGTAGACGTGGGAACAAGCACAGAATGGGACCTGGGAGTCTGCAGAGAATCTGTTCGCCGGAAAGGGAGGATCCAGCTGACCACAGAGCGTGGATTCTGGACTGTGAGTTTGAGGGCTGGAAGCCGCCTCTCTGCCAGCACCGTGCCGCTGACTTTCCTCTTCGTAGACCGCAAGTTACAGCGAGTGGGGATTTTTCTGGATATGGGCATGCAGAACGTTTCCTTTTTTGATGCTGAAAGTGGTTCCCATGTCTATACATTCAGGAGAGTCTCTGTTGAGGAGACACTGCGCCCATTTTTGGCTCCTTCAAGTCCACCTAATGGTGATCAGAGTGTCTTGAGTATCTGTCCTGTGATGAACCCAGGCACTACTGATGCTCCAGTCCATTCTGGGGAGGCCAAATAA